One Deltaproteobacteria bacterium GWA2_45_12 genomic window carries:
- a CDS encoding glutamate--cysteine ligase, with protein MLDIIQNILGIKQKDVANWFEAQWKNLRPNIYLSCDIRHSGFKIGVVDSNLFPAGFNNLCTAFSRQTALAFKCYLEDYFPHVKKIVLLAEDHTRNKFYLLNLLHLKKLLSSDIHEIEFAIIGNDIGNNTLEVSVDEGKLTLFKLSREKNLVRAGNFVPDLILSNNDFSTGIPEILKGLDQSIIPHPALGWHQRRKSRHFSLLKEITDSFCKEFNLDPWMINAFFDVSAPLDFNDANSINKLATQVDALISKIGDKYNQYQIKEVPYVYIKNNTGTYGMGLAAVFSGEDILLFNRKKKNKLMSAKGGMTASNYLLQEGIPTIDKYSGFPVEPVIYAVGAHDVGGFFRVHESKNEFESLNAPGMSFSCLCLHKLDEPHESYFLDCQEKEHVVNVSRFLCRLAALASARELELVK; from the coding sequence ATGCTGGATATCATTCAAAACATACTGGGGATAAAACAAAAGGATGTGGCCAACTGGTTTGAAGCTCAATGGAAAAACTTAAGGCCCAATATTTATCTTTCATGCGATATTCGTCATTCCGGTTTTAAAATAGGGGTGGTTGACTCCAATCTCTTCCCGGCCGGGTTCAACAATTTATGCACGGCCTTTTCCAGGCAGACGGCCCTTGCCTTCAAGTGTTATCTGGAAGATTATTTTCCCCACGTAAAAAAAATAGTTTTACTGGCCGAGGATCACACACGAAACAAGTTTTATCTTTTAAACCTTCTCCACTTAAAAAAACTTCTCTCTAGCGATATCCATGAAATTGAATTTGCCATCATAGGCAACGACATTGGAAACAACACCCTTGAAGTTTCAGTGGATGAAGGAAAACTGACCCTCTTTAAATTGTCTCGTGAGAAGAATCTAGTACGGGCGGGAAATTTTGTTCCCGATCTCATTCTTTCGAACAACGATTTCTCCACAGGAATCCCGGAAATCCTCAAAGGGCTAGACCAATCCATCATTCCCCACCCCGCCTTAGGGTGGCATCAAAGAAGAAAAAGCAGACACTTTTCTTTGCTAAAAGAAATCACAGACTCCTTTTGCAAGGAATTTAACTTGGATCCATGGATGATCAATGCCTTCTTTGATGTAAGTGCCCCACTTGATTTTAATGATGCCAACTCGATAAACAAGCTGGCCACTCAGGTAGATGCTCTTATCAGCAAGATCGGTGACAAATATAATCAATATCAAATAAAAGAAGTTCCCTATGTTTACATTAAAAACAACACGGGAACTTATGGCATGGGATTGGCTGCCGTTTTTTCAGGAGAAGACATTCTTTTGTTTAATCGAAAAAAGAAAAACAAACTCATGTCTGCCAAAGGGGGGATGACGGCTTCCAATTATTTATTACAGGAAGGGATCCCCACCATTGACAAATACAGTGGATTCCCGGTGGAGCCCGTCATTTATGCTGTGGGGGCCCATGATGTGGGTGGTTTTTTCAGGGTCCATGAATCCAAAAATGAATTTGAAAGCTTGAACGCTCCCGGTATGAGTTTTTCATGCCTCTGCCTCCACAAACTCGACGAACCCCATGAATCGTATTTTTTGGATTGTCAGGAAAAGGAACATGTCGTCAACGTGTCCCGCTTTTTGTGCCGCCTGGCCGCCTTGGCCAGTGCCCGTGAACTGGAATTGGTGAAATGA
- a CDS encoding aminofutalosine synthase MqnE encodes MSSIISQVKKNILEGKRLTEAEALSLYSVDNIFELGRLANVVRENIHQDKTYYIVNRHIDYSNVCAIKCKFCAFAKKKGEEGSFEFSIDEIVRRAKEGLVRGITEVHIVGGFHPTHPWEFYTGLMRALKKETPSIHVKAFTAAEIRYFSKKFRKTERQVFEELLRAGLDSMPGGGAEIFDEEVRKEICGPKGSAEHWITTHKLAHSLGLKTNATMLYGHVEQLKHRIDHMRRIRQLQDETEGFLSFIPLAFNPKDTEYEAKGYTSAIDDLKTLAIARLYMDNVRHIKAYWVMSGVDTAQMAQSFGADDFHGTVIDENITHMAGATSPEDLPEANIIKLIREAGRRPVQRDSLYREIII; translated from the coding sequence ATGAGTTCAATTATTTCACAAGTTAAAAAAAATATTCTGGAAGGGAAGCGCCTTACCGAAGCAGAAGCCCTATCCCTTTATTCTGTTGATAATATCTTTGAACTGGGCAGGTTAGCCAACGTGGTTCGGGAAAATATTCATCAAGACAAGACTTATTACATTGTGAATCGCCATATTGATTATTCCAATGTGTGCGCGATTAAGTGTAAATTTTGTGCTTTTGCCAAGAAAAAGGGTGAGGAAGGCAGCTTTGAATTTTCCATTGATGAAATTGTTCGCCGTGCCAAGGAAGGCTTGGTACGCGGCATTACCGAGGTTCATATTGTGGGTGGTTTTCATCCAACCCATCCCTGGGAATTTTATACGGGTCTGATGCGGGCTTTAAAAAAAGAGACACCCTCCATTCATGTAAAGGCTTTTACAGCAGCAGAGATTCGTTATTTTTCCAAAAAATTTCGAAAAACGGAACGGCAGGTTTTTGAAGAATTGTTGCGGGCGGGGCTTGATTCCATGCCTGGTGGGGGGGCTGAAATTTTTGACGAGGAAGTGCGTAAGGAAATTTGCGGCCCAAAAGGGTCTGCCGAACACTGGATTACAACCCACAAATTAGCCCATAGCCTGGGCTTAAAAACCAATGCGACCATGCTTTATGGACATGTAGAACAATTAAAGCACCGCATTGACCATATGAGACGCATTCGCCAGCTTCAGGATGAAACAGAAGGTTTTTTGTCCTTTATTCCTTTGGCGTTTAACCCCAAAGATACCGAATACGAAGCCAAGGGCTATACAAGCGCCATTGACGACTTAAAAACCCTGGCCATTGCCCGTTTGTATATGGATAATGTTCGCCATATCAAAGCGTATTGGGTGATGTCGGGGGTGGACACAGCCCAAATGGCGCAGTCTTTTGGTGCCGATGATTTTCATGGCACCGTCATTGATGAAAACATCACACACATGGCGGGAGCCACCAGTCCGGAAGATTTACCCGAAGCAAATATTATCAAACTCATCCGCGAAGCAGGCCGCAGACCGGTTCAGCGCGATTCTTTATATCGCGAAATTATAATCTGA
- a CDS encoding squalene--hopene cyclase, whose protein sequence is MSHFQSPLTLYKASPEIFQNLNEAIDKASSLMLSHQSADGYWWYTLEANESINAASIFLMHYLNAVDLGFQDQLANRIKASQTLDGSWPTYFEGPGDLSNTMECYFALKLSGLSPQDPVMVKAQEFVRNHGGLSQCRIFTRITLAQFGIIPWNACPAMPVWFIMAPNKFSVNIYEFSSWARATIVPLLIILDQKRIHKLPDGFLDELVCEEQISWAFKGSSSPSLLEKALLFNDKILKYFNNLNIIPLRKRSLLRCETWIRKHVDRTEDIFPALANAAMALFSLGYPLSDPGIQKCLHALKKFRIALPHAALIGELPEKINIPQHGSYQQCCVSPVWDTPWMGMALLEAGLGEKNPSLIKAARWLISKQILNVYGDWAVKNKNALAGGWSFEFENDYFPDVDDTIEVLLFLQKMGLNPDELKTPLSRGLSWVLSMQSKNGGWAAFDKDNTKEILNQIPFSDYKACLDQPSADITARMLELLSQNGFTKNSSVVSKAIAFLEKEQHSSGAWLGRWGVNYIYGTWCVLQGLRAIGYDMQSERIQKAVLWLKSIQNEDGGFGESCRSYDENNYVPLNKSTASQTAWALMGLLAAGEGASKQAAQAARFLIETQNGDGSWTEWEHTGTGFPRHFYIRYHGYRHYFPLLALGKYRKFQQAPTSF, encoded by the coding sequence ATGAGCCATTTTCAAAGCCCGCTCACTCTTTACAAAGCTTCTCCGGAAATATTTCAAAATTTAAATGAAGCGATTGATAAAGCTTCTTCTTTGATGCTTTCCCACCAAAGTGCCGATGGTTATTGGTGGTATACCCTTGAAGCCAATGAATCGATTAACGCGGCCAGTATTTTTCTGATGCATTATTTAAATGCGGTTGATTTGGGGTTTCAAGACCAGCTGGCAAATCGTATAAAAGCTTCCCAGACCTTAGATGGTTCCTGGCCCACCTATTTTGAAGGCCCGGGCGATCTAAGTAATACGATGGAATGCTATTTTGCCCTCAAATTATCAGGCCTATCGCCCCAAGACCCGGTTATGGTGAAAGCCCAGGAGTTTGTCCGAAATCATGGAGGGCTTTCACAGTGCCGTATTTTTACCCGTATTACATTGGCCCAGTTTGGAATTATTCCCTGGAATGCATGCCCAGCCATGCCCGTATGGTTTATCATGGCGCCCAATAAATTTTCGGTTAATATCTATGAATTTTCCAGTTGGGCCAGGGCCACCATTGTTCCTTTGCTGATCATTCTGGATCAAAAACGGATTCACAAATTACCGGATGGATTTCTTGATGAACTTGTTTGTGAAGAGCAAATTTCGTGGGCTTTTAAAGGTTCTTCAAGCCCTTCCTTACTTGAAAAGGCACTCTTATTTAACGACAAAATACTTAAGTATTTCAATAATTTAAATATAATTCCTTTAAGAAAAAGATCATTGTTGAGGTGTGAAACTTGGATCCGTAAGCATGTTGACCGAACTGAAGACATTTTTCCGGCTTTAGCCAATGCAGCCATGGCTCTTTTTAGTTTGGGATACCCCCTTTCAGACCCAGGCATTCAAAAATGTCTCCATGCCTTAAAAAAATTTCGCATAGCCCTTCCTCATGCCGCCCTCATTGGTGAACTTCCCGAAAAAATCAACATCCCCCAACATGGGAGCTATCAGCAATGCTGTGTTTCCCCTGTTTGGGACACTCCTTGGATGGGAATGGCGCTTTTAGAGGCAGGTTTGGGGGAGAAAAATCCCTCTTTAATAAAAGCAGCTCGCTGGCTTATTTCAAAACAAATTCTCAATGTGTATGGGGACTGGGCTGTTAAAAATAAAAACGCATTGGCAGGAGGATGGTCTTTTGAATTTGAAAACGATTATTTTCCTGATGTGGATGACACCATTGAAGTACTTCTTTTTTTGCAAAAGATGGGACTTAACCCCGATGAATTAAAAACTCCTCTTAGCCGGGGTTTAAGTTGGGTCCTTTCCATGCAATCCAAAAACGGAGGTTGGGCCGCTTTTGATAAGGACAATACCAAAGAAATTTTAAACCAAATCCCCTTTTCTGATTACAAAGCCTGTCTGGATCAACCTTCTGCCGATATCACCGCACGCATGCTTGAACTTTTATCGCAAAATGGTTTTACAAAAAATTCTTCCGTGGTCTCCAAGGCCATTGCCTTTTTGGAAAAGGAGCAGCATTCCAGTGGTGCTTGGTTGGGTCGTTGGGGAGTCAATTATATTTATGGTACCTGGTGTGTGTTGCAGGGTTTAAGGGCCATTGGCTATGATATGCAATCTGAAAGGATTCAAAAAGCCGTTTTATGGCTTAAAAGTATTCAAAACGAAGATGGCGGTTTTGGTGAGAGCTGTCGTTCTTATGATGAAAATAATTATGTTCCCTTGAACAAATCAACCGCTTCGCAAACGGCGTGGGCTCTTATGGGGTTATTGGCTGCCGGAGAAGGCGCAAGTAAACAGGCCGCACAAGCGGCCCGGTTTTTAATTGAAACCCAAAATGGGGATGGTTCGTGGACAGAATGGGAACACACGGGAACGGGGTTCCCCCGCCATTTTTACATTCGCTATCACGGGTATCGACATTATTTCCCACTACTGGCGTTGGGAAAATACAGAAAATTTCAACAAGCCCCTACTTCTTTTTAA
- a CDS encoding fructose-bisphosphatase, class II, which yields MDRNLGLEAVRATEAAAISSARLMGRGNNIAADQAAVDAMRRVLGSLDFIGTVVIGEGERDEAPMLYIGEKLGKGSAKVDIAVDPLEGTNLCATGAANAISVIALAEEGQFLNAPDTYMEKIAVGRMAKGVINLSKSPSWNLAEIAKAKECNVEDLTSIILDRPRHEELIREVRESGARIKLIADGDVSAAIATCFKETGVDVLMGIGGSPEGVIAAAALRCVNGDMQGKLKFRNDSERARAKKMGITDENKIYSLEELASGSVMFAATGVTNGDFLKGVRFFGGGCSTHSVVMRSKTGTIRYIEAIHHFETKPVY from the coding sequence ATGGATCGTAACCTAGGATTAGAAGCCGTGCGGGCTACCGAAGCCGCTGCCATTTCATCAGCCCGGCTTATGGGGCGTGGAAATAATATTGCTGCCGACCAAGCCGCCGTGGATGCAATGCGAAGGGTTTTAGGGTCGCTTGATTTTATTGGAACCGTTGTCATTGGGGAAGGGGAGCGCGATGAAGCCCCCATGCTCTATATCGGAGAAAAGCTGGGAAAAGGAAGCGCAAAGGTGGATATCGCGGTGGACCCTCTTGAAGGAACCAATCTGTGTGCCACGGGGGCTGCCAATGCCATTTCAGTGATTGCCCTAGCCGAAGAAGGCCAGTTTTTAAATGCCCCTGACACCTACATGGAAAAAATTGCCGTGGGGCGCATGGCTAAAGGGGTGATCAATCTTTCCAAATCACCCTCATGGAACCTGGCTGAAATTGCCAAAGCCAAAGAATGCAATGTGGAAGATCTCACCTCGATCATTCTTGATCGTCCCCGTCATGAAGAACTGATTCGTGAAGTGCGTGAATCAGGAGCCCGCATCAAATTAATTGCCGATGGGGACGTTTCAGCCGCCATAGCCACTTGTTTTAAAGAAACAGGTGTGGATGTTCTTATGGGAATTGGCGGATCCCCCGAAGGTGTAATTGCTGCGGCAGCTCTTCGTTGCGTTAACGGAGACATGCAGGGTAAACTCAAATTCAGAAATGATAGTGAACGTGCCCGAGCAAAAAAAATGGGCATCACTGACGAAAATAAAATTTATAGTTTGGAAGAACTGGCTTCCGGAAGTGTGATGTTTGCAGCAACAGGGGTCACCAATGGGGACTTTTTAAAAGGGGTGCGGTTTTTTGGAGGCGGATGTTCCACACATTCGGTTGTGATGCGTTCCAAAACAGGAACCATCCGTTATATTGAAGCCATTCACCATTTCGAAACAAAACCTGTTTATTAA
- a CDS encoding threonine synthase, which translates to MNYPGLIHRYHSYLPVQHESIITLLEGNTPLLRAHNLERVLKLGCPLYLKYEGLNPTASFKDRGMTYAVSKAVEAGAKAIICASTGNTSASAAAYAARANLKCVVLIPEGNIAYGKLSQAMIHGAKVIQIKGNFDEALKMVLEIGKNYPIEIVNSVNPHRLQGQKTAAFEVCEALGDAPTHHFLPVGNAGNISAYWMGYQEWFCAKKSSRKPKMMGFQAAKAAPLVLGKPVPNPQTIATAIRIGNPASWNTAILSRDQSGGMIDKITDAEIVRTYKLIAATEGYFCEPASAISVAGVIKTNKAKPFIRDDLIVCTLTGHGLKDPDTAIKNSIKPVTCEMNFKKVIKHLGI; encoded by the coding sequence ATGAATTATCCCGGACTTATTCACCGTTATCACTCTTATCTTCCTGTTCAACACGAATCGATTATTACCTTATTGGAAGGCAACACACCTTTGTTGCGGGCCCATAATCTTGAACGTGTTCTAAAACTGGGTTGCCCCCTTTACTTAAAGTATGAGGGCCTTAATCCCACAGCCTCTTTTAAAGACAGGGGAATGACTTATGCTGTTTCAAAAGCCGTGGAAGCGGGTGCCAAGGCCATTATTTGCGCTTCAACCGGAAACACTTCGGCTTCAGCAGCCGCCTATGCGGCACGGGCCAATTTAAAATGCGTTGTTCTAATTCCAGAAGGGAACATTGCTTACGGAAAATTATCACAAGCCATGATTCACGGGGCCAAGGTCATCCAGATTAAGGGCAATTTCGATGAAGCCTTGAAAATGGTTTTGGAAATTGGAAAAAATTATCCCATTGAAATTGTAAACTCGGTAAACCCTCATCGTTTGCAAGGACAAAAAACGGCCGCTTTTGAAGTTTGTGAGGCTCTTGGAGACGCCCCAACCCATCATTTTCTTCCCGTGGGAAATGCCGGGAATATTTCTGCTTATTGGATGGGTTATCAAGAATGGTTTTGTGCAAAAAAATCCTCCCGTAAACCAAAAATGATGGGTTTTCAAGCGGCAAAGGCGGCCCCCCTTGTTTTGGGAAAACCCGTCCCCAACCCACAAACGATTGCCACAGCCATTCGTATTGGAAATCCTGCTTCCTGGAATACAGCTATTTTATCCAGGGACCAATCAGGAGGAATGATTGACAAAATAACCGATGCTGAGATAGTTCGAACCTATAAGCTTATTGCAGCCACGGAGGGTTATTTTTGTGAGCCGGCATCCGCCATTTCGGTGGCAGGTGTCATTAAAACAAACAAAGCAAAACCTTTTATCCGTGATGATTTGATTGTCTGCACCCTTACAGGGCATGGTCTTAAAGACCCGGATACGGCCATTAAGAATTCGATCAAACCGGTGACTTGCGAAATGAATTTTAAAAAAGTGATAAAACATTTGGGAATTTGA
- a CDS encoding alanine transaminase, whose product MVSSSSQVVFPRLTRLPPYVLGQVTQQMTEQRQKGDDVINMGMGNPDLPTPQFIVDKLLEAAQKPKNHRYSVSRGIPKLRKAICDWYKRHYDVDLDWDREAIATMGAKEGFSHLILATTQPGDIVLVPNPSYPIHIYAPVISGADIRGIRMDDFENFFPNLERSLKTIFPKPKFLVLSFPSNPTTHVVDLPFFEKVIEFAKENQIYVIHDLAYADLTFDGYKAPSILQVKGAKDIAVELYSLSKGYSMPGWRVAFMCGNKDLIAALQKLKSYFDYGMFQPIQIAATVALNGPESYCHTICEIYRKRRDVLCEGLTKAGWTIEKPKATMFVWAKIPEKFKSLGSLEFSKLLLKETKVCVSPGIGFGEYGEGYVRFALVENEKRIAQAVRGIKKIV is encoded by the coding sequence ATGGTTTCTTCTTCATCTCAAGTTGTTTTCCCCCGCTTAACACGGCTTCCTCCCTATGTTCTTGGTCAGGTGACACAACAAATGACCGAACAACGCCAAAAAGGGGATGATGTCATTAATATGGGCATGGGGAATCCGGACCTTCCTACTCCGCAATTCATTGTCGATAAACTTCTGGAAGCCGCCCAAAAACCAAAAAATCATCGATACTCTGTTTCTCGTGGCATCCCCAAATTACGCAAGGCCATTTGTGATTGGTATAAACGCCACTACGATGTTGATCTTGATTGGGACAGGGAAGCCATTGCCACCATGGGAGCCAAAGAGGGTTTCTCGCATCTCATTCTGGCCACAACCCAACCGGGGGATATTGTGCTGGTGCCCAACCCCAGTTATCCCATCCATATTTATGCTCCCGTCATTTCAGGTGCCGATATCCGCGGGATCCGCATGGATGATTTTGAAAATTTCTTTCCCAATTTGGAAAGATCCCTGAAAACCATTTTCCCAAAACCAAAATTCCTTGTTCTTTCATTTCCATCCAATCCGACAACCCATGTGGTAGACCTGCCTTTTTTTGAAAAGGTTATTGAGTTTGCCAAAGAAAACCAGATTTATGTCATTCATGATTTGGCCTATGCCGATCTCACCTTTGATGGATACAAAGCTCCCAGTATTCTTCAAGTAAAGGGTGCCAAGGATATTGCTGTAGAACTTTACTCACTTTCCAAGGGATATAGCATGCCTGGCTGGCGCGTCGCCTTTATGTGCGGGAACAAAGACCTGATCGCCGCTCTTCAAAAATTAAAAAGTTATTTTGATTATGGAATGTTTCAACCCATTCAAATTGCCGCTACCGTGGCATTAAATGGTCCCGAATCTTATTGTCACACTATTTGTGAAATCTATCGCAAAAGAAGGGATGTCCTTTGTGAAGGCCTTACTAAAGCTGGCTGGACTATTGAAAAACCAAAGGCCACCATGTTTGTGTGGGCCAAAATTCCTGAAAAATTCAAGTCGTTGGGTTCACTCGAATTTAGTAAATTACTTCTTAAAGAAACCAAGGTGTGTGTTTCTCCCGGTATTGGGTTTGGCGAGTATGGCGAAGGTTATGTCCGTTTTGCCCTGGTCGAAAATGAAAAACGTATTGCCCAAGCCGTAAGGGGAATTAAAAAAATAGTGTAG